In Oryza brachyantha chromosome 2, ObraRS2, whole genome shotgun sequence, a single window of DNA contains:
- the LOC102699569 gene encoding transmembrane protein 120 homolog, with protein MATDGDASGLEAQAAAAAEAARELREAAAALSARRSADEDALRRRATALDADLRRLQGSLSTLAPATLDKVEEELERARVTISDSDVAAFLPSKRNGKFLKTFLGPVNVRVARKEDQLRVKDEYNNYRDRAAYMFLLFPSILLLLRWWIWDGCLPALAVQMYQAWLLFLYTSFALRENVLIVNGSDIRPWWIYHHYLAMLMALVSLTWEIKGQPDCSNKQRGVQLFLRWAIMQGIAMHLQNRYQRQRLRTRIALGKAKRMDVVAGETAGVEGQLLLLYPVLFTLQVFEGYVGLLLLQTAFHGLASEWQVVVCGILLVVMAVGNFVNTVETLMLKLRFKAKMKRAKSRQDLSRQHQN; from the exons atggcgaccgacggcgacgcgagcgGCCTCgaggcgcaggcggcggcggcggccgaggcggcgcgggagctgcgcgaggccgccgccgccctctctGCGCGCCGCTCCGCCGACGAGGacgcgctccgccgccgcgccaccgcgctcgacgccgacctccgccgcctccaggGCTCCCTCTCCACCCTCGCCCCCGCCACGCTTGACAAG GTTGAGGAGGAACTAGAGCGTGCCAGAGTAACAATCTCCGACAGCGATGTGGCTGCATTTCTCCCAAGCAAGCGGAATG GAAAGTTCCTCAAGACGTTTCTTGGCCCTGTAAATGTGCGGGTGGCAAGAAAAGAAGATCAGCTCAGAGTGAAGGATGAGTACAACAATTACAGG GATAGGGCTGCTTATATGTTTCTATTGTTTCCGTCCATTCTCCTCCTACTTAGATGGTGGATATGGGATGGATGCCTTCCAGCGTTGGCAGTTCAGATGTACCAG GCCTGGCTATTATTCCTTTACACAAGTTTCGCTTTGCGGGAGAATGTGTTGATTGTAAACGGAAGTGATATTCGTCCTTG GTGGATATACCACCACTATTTAGCAATGCTAATGGCTCTTGTTAGCCTTACATGGGAAATAAAGGGACAGCCTGATTGTTCCAACAAGCAG cgaGGGGTACAACTTTTCTTGCGGTGGGCAATCATGCAAGGAATTGCAATGCATCTGCAGAATAGGTACCAGCGTCAAAGATTGCGCACTCGGATAGCTCTAGGAAAG GCTAAAAGAATGGATGTCGTTGCTGGGGAAACAGCTGGTGTGGAAGGGCAGCTCTTGCTACTTTACCCAGTACTTTTCACATTACAG GTTTTCGAAGGATATGTTGGATTGTTACTTCTTCAGACGGCTTTTCACGGGCTTGCATCAGAATGGCAG GTTGTAGTTTGTGGGATCTTGCTGGTGGTAATGGCAGTTGGCAACTTCGTCAACACGGTGGAGACTTTGATGTTAAAATTGAGGTTCAaagcaaaaatgaaaagagcAAAGAGCAGGCAGGATCTCAGTCGCCAACACCAAAATTGA
- the LOC107303490 gene encoding salt tolerance receptor-like cytoplasmic kinase 1, translating into MDLAMALAVLFFCLLLLSSAAIAFLLLRHALSALRRCRRNTDGDIEEDAGRRQLPPLSPPQQELPFLPAVDTTTTKLLLLSDKKEEGEPPRKLTWREVEALTGGFDEAAVVGRGGSSTVYLAARSPAAPVAVKVHRWCGGERWLRAFRQELDLLRRLRHPHIVSLLAYSDDHEEGGALVLEYLSGGTLADRLHGGAAPPLPWRHRMRIVHDVAGALEHLHDGLGGAPPVVHGDVSASNVLLDGRGLGARLCDLGSACEGFSAAVAPTRAAVGSPGYVDPFFLRTGIVSKKSDVYSFGVLLLEAITGSPAAGMPGPDGAGGGNLTARLLPRVRTEGVEGLVDRRLGDDYDAAEAGDVARIGIECLAAQPGLRPAMAQVRAAIAEKAARSISIAAAAAGDHSELHGSNST; encoded by the exons ATGGACCTCGCCATGGCGCTCGCCGTCCTCTTcttctgcctcctcctcctctcctccgcggCCATCgcctttctcctcctccgccacgcCCTCTCCGcgctccgccgctgccgccggaaCACCGACGGCGACATAGAGGAGGACGCAGGACGACGGCAGCTGCCGCCGCTGTCTCCTCCTCAGCAAGAGCTGCCCTTCTTACCGGCGGTggacacgacgacgacgaagctgttgctgctgtcggacaagaaggaggagggggagccgCCCCGGAAGCTGACGTggcgggaggtggaggcgctGACCGGCGGCttcgacgaggcggcggtggtggggcgGGGCGGCTCCAGCACGGTCTACCTGGCCGccaggtcgccggcggcgccggtcgcGGTGAAGGTGCACCggtggtgcggcggcgagcggtggcTCCGCGCGTTCCGGCAGGAGCTCGACttgctccgccgcctccgccacccgcacatcgtctccctcctcgcctACTCCGACGACCACG aggagggaggtgcACTGGTGCTCGAGTACCTCTCCGGCGGCACCCTCGCCGACCGCCTCCACGGCGGCGCAGCGCCGCCCCTGCCGTGGCGCCACCGCATGCGCATCGTccacgacgtcgccggcgcgctcgAGCACCTCCAcgacggcctcggcggcgcgccCCCCGTGGTGCACGGCGACGTGTCGGCGTCCAACGTGCTCCTCGACGGCCGTGGCCTGGGCGCCCGGCTCTGCGACCTGGGCTCCGCCTGCGAGGggttctccgccgccgtcgcgcccacCAGAGCGGCCGTCGGCTCGCCGGGCTACGTCGACCCCTTCTTCCTCCGCACCGGCATCGTGTCCAAGAAGTCCGACGTCTACAGCTTCGGGGTGCTGCTGCTCGAGGCCATCACgggctcgccggccgccggaaTGCCCGGgccggacggcgccggcggcggcaacctGACGGCCCGGTTGCTGCCGCGTGTAAGGACGGAGGGAGTGGAGGGGCTCGTCGACCGTAGGCTAGGCGACGACTAcgacgcggcggaggccggTGACGTGGCGAGGATCGGCATCGAGTGCCTGGCGGCGCAGCCGGGGCtccggccggcgatggcgcaaGTGCGGGCGGCCATCGcggagaaggcggcgaggTCCATCTCCAttgctgcagcagctgctggtGATCACAGCGAGCTGCACGGCTCGAACTCCACAtga
- the LOC102699844 gene encoding DExH-box ATP-dependent RNA helicase DExH12, with amino-acid sequence MANLGGGAEAHARFKQYEYRANSSLVLTTDSRPRDTHEPTGEPETLWGRIDPRSFGDRAVQAKPPELEEKLTKSRKKKARDASADPEDLHRRDAKRRRRAAAAQREVSVLSLTDDVVYKPQTKETRAAYEALLSVIQQQFGGQPLDVLGGAADEVLAVLKNDKIKSPDKKKEIEKLLNPISNQMFDQLVSIGKLITDFHDAAAGDLAAAPSGDGMDTALDDDIGVAVEFEENEDDEESDFDQVQDDLDEDDEDDMPESNAPGAMQMGGELDDDDMQNSNEGMTINVQDIDAYWLQRKVSQAYEDIDPQHSQKLAEEILKIIAEGDDRDVENRLVMLLDYEKFDLIKLLLRNRLKIVWCTRLARAEDQEQRKKIEEDMMANPTLTPILEQLHATRASAKERQKNLEKSIRDEAKRLTKSENAGIDGARDRRAVDRDMESGWLKGQRQLLDLDSLSFHQGGLLMANKKCELPPGSFRTPHKGYEEVHVPALKAKPYEAGEKIVKISDMPEWAQPAFAGMTQLNRVQSKVYDTALFKPDNILLCAPTGAGKTNVAVLTILQQIGLHMKDGEFDNTKYKIVYVAPMKALVAEVVGNLSARLSEYKVTVRELSGDQNLTKQQIDDTQIIVTTPEKWDIVTRKSGDRTYTQMVKLLIIDEIHLLHDNRGPVLESIVSRTVRQIETTKEHIRLVGLSATLPNYEDVAVFLRVRSDGLFHFDNSYRPCPLAQQYIGITVRKPLQRFQLMNEICYEKVIASAGKHQVLIFVHSRKETAKTARAIRDTALANDTLNRFLKDESASQEILGSQADLVKSSDLKDLLPYGFAIHHAGLARVDRELVEELFADKHIQVLVSTATLAWGVNLPAHTVIIKGTQIYNPEKGAWTELSPLDVMQMLGRAGRPQYDTHGEGIIITGHSELQYYLSLMNQQLPIESQFISKLADQLNAEIVLGTIQNAREACSWLGYTYLYIRMLRNPTLYGLPADIMETDKTLDERRADLVHSAANLLDRNNLIKYDRKTGYFQVTDLGRIASYYYISHGTISTYNEYLKPTMGDIELCRLFSLSEEFKYVSVRQDEKMELAKLLDRVPIPVKESLEEPSAKINVLLQAYISRLKLEGLSLSSDMVYIRQSAGRLLRALFEIILKRGWAQLAEKALNLCKMVDKQMWNVQTPLRQFPGIPKEILMKLEKKELAWERYYDLSSQEIGELIRFPKMGRQLHKCIHQLPKLNLSAHVQPITRTVLGFELTITPDFQWDDKVHGYVEPFWVIVEDNDGENILHHEYFMLKKQYVDEDHTLNFTVPVFEPLPPQYFIRVVSDKWLGSQTILPVCFRHLILPEKYAPPTELLDLQPLPVTALRNARYEGLYSAFKHFNPIQTQVFTVLYNTDDSVLVAAPTGSGKTICAEFAILRNHQKAVSGESNMRVVYIAPIEALAKERYRDWERKFREFARVVELTGETAADLKLLDKGEIIISTPEKWDALSRRWKQRKQVQQVSLFIVDELHLIASEKGHVLEVTVSRMRRIASHIGSNIRIVALSASLANAKDLGEWIGATSHGLFNFPPAVRPVPLEIHIQGVDIANFEARMQAMTKPTYTAITQHAKNGKPALVFVPTRKHARLTALDLCAYSSAEGGGTPFLLGSEDEMETFTGSVSDETLKYTLKCGVGYLHEGLSDLDQEVVTQLFLGGRIQVCVASSTVCWGRSLPAHLVVVMGTQYYDGRENAHTDYPIADLLQMMGHASRPLQDNSGKCVILCHAPRKEYYKKFLFEAFPVESHLHHFLHDHMNAEVVVGVIENKQDAVDYLTWTFMYRRLTKNPNYYNLQGVSHRHLSDHLSELVETVLNDLESSKCVAIEEDMYLKALNLGLIASYYYISYTTIERFSSMLTQKTKMKGLLEILASASEYAELPSRPGEENFIEKLVRHQRFSIEKPKYGDPHVKANALLQAHFSRHTIVGNLAADQREILLSAHRLLQAMVDVISSNGWLTLALNAMELSQMVTQGMWDRDSVLLQLPHFTKELARRCQENEGKAIESIFDLAEMSIDEMRDLLQLSNSQLQDIIGFFKRFPNVDMAYEVREGDDIRAGDNVTVQVTLERDMTNLPSEVGPVHAPRYPKPKEEGWWLVIGDSSTNQLLAIKRVALQKRARVKLEFTAASEAGRKDYMIYLMSDSYLGCDQEYEFTVDVKDAGGD; translated from the exons ATGGCGAacctgggcggcggcgccgaggcgcACGCGCGCTTCAAGCAGTACGAGTACCGCGCCAACTCCAGCCTCGTCCTCACCACCGACTCGCGCCCCCGCGACACGCACGAGCCCACCGGCGAGCCCGAGACGCTCTGGGGCAGGATCGACCCCCGGAGCTTCGGCGACCGCGCCGTCCAGGCCAAGCCCCCCGAGCTCGAGGAGAAGCTCACCAAGTCGCGCAAGAAGAAGGCGCGCGACGCCTCCGCGGACCCTGAAGACCTGCACCGCCGCGACGCCAAGCGCAGGCGCCGCGCGGCAGCCGCCCAGCGCGAGGTCAGCGTGCTCTCGCTCACCGACGATGTCGTCTACAAGCCCCAGACTAAGGAGACGCGCGCCGCCTACGAGGCCCTGCTCAGCGTTATCCAGCAGCAGTTCGGCGGACAGCCGCTCGACGTGCTCGGAGGCGCTGCTGACGAGGTGCTCGCCGTCCTCAAGAATGACAAGATCAAGAGCCCTGACAAGAAGAAGGAGATCGAGAAGCTCCTCAACCCTATCTCCAACCAGATGTTTGACCAGCTTGTCTCCATAGGCAAGCTCATCACTGATTTTCATGATGCCGCGGCCGGTGATTTGGCCGCGGCGCCATCTGGTGATGGCATGGACACAGCCCTGGATGATGACATTGGCGTTGCTGTTGAGTTTGAAGAGAATGAAGACGATGAGGAGAGTGATTTTGATCAG GTGCAAGATGATTTGGATGAGGATGATGAGGATGACATGCCTGAGTCAAACGCCCCTGGTGCTATGCAAATGGGTGGTGAGTTAGATGATGATGACATGCAGAACTCCAACGAGGGGATGACCATAAATGTGCAAGACATTGATGCTTACTGGCTTCAGAGGAAGGTCTCGCAAGCATATGAAGATATTGATCCACAGCACAGTCAGAAGCTTGCTGAGGAGATTTTGAAGATAATTGCTGAGGGTGATGACAGAGATGTTGAGAATCGGCTTGTCATGCTGTTGGACTATGAAAAGTTTGATCTCATTAAACTGCTACTACGCAACCGACTCAAGATAGTTTGGTGTACCCGTTTAGCGAGGGCTGAAGACCAGGAACAACGGAAGAAGATTGAGGAAGATATGATGGCTAACCCAACTTTAACCCCGATATTGGAGCAGCTACATGCAACAAGGGCATCTGCAAAGGAGAGGCAGAAGAATCTTGAGAAAAGTATCAGGGATGAGGCCAAGAGGCTTACTAAAAGTGAAAACGCCGGCATTGATGGTGCCAGGGATCGTAGGGCAGTTGACCGTGATATGGAGAGTGGATGGTTGAAAGGCCAGAGGCAGCTGCTTGATCTTGACAGCCTTTCCTTCCACCAAGGTGGTCTCTTGATGGCCAACAAGAAATGTGAGCTTCCTCCAGGATCATTCAGAACCCCTCATAAGGGGTATGAGGAAGTCCATGTGCCAGCATTAAAAGCTAAACCATATGAAGCTGGAGAGAAGATTGTCAAGATATCTGATATGCCAGAGTGGGCTCAGCCAGCTTTTGCTGGGATGACACAGCTGAACAGGGTTCAGAGCAAGGTTTATGATACTGCCCTTTTCAAACCAGACAATATTCTCCTGTGTGCTCCAACAGGTGCTGGTAAAACCAACGTGGCTGTGCTCACAATCCTTCAGCAGATTGGCTTGCATATGAAGGATGGAGAGTTTGACAATACCAAGTACAAAATTGTCTACGTGGCCCCAATGAAAGCTTTGGTTGCTGAAGTTGTTGGAAATTTGTCGGCTCGGCTTAGCGAGTACAAGGTTACTGTAAGAGAGCTTAGTGGAGATCAGAACCTGACCAAACAGCAGATAGATGATACACAGATAATTGTCACCACACCTGAGAAATGGGACATTGTTACGAGAAAATCAGGCGACAGAACCTATACTCAAATGGTAAAGCTTCTAAttattgatgaaatccatctaCTTCATGACAACAGAGGACCTGTTCTGGAGAGCATTGTTTCTAGAACAGTCAGGCAGATTGAGACGACCAAAGAACATATCCGTCTAGTTGGCCTCTCAGCAACTCTTCCGAACTATGAAGACGTGGCTGTTTTCCTGCGTGTTCGATCTGATGGCCTCTTCCATTTCGATAACAGTTATAGACCTTGCCCCCTTGCTCAGCAATACATTGGGATCACTGTGAGGAAGCCACTACAGAGGTTTCAGCTTATGAATGAGATTTGCTATGAAAAGGTTATTGCTTCTGCTGGAAAGCATCAAGTGCTTATATTTGTGCACTCGAGGAAGGAGACAGCGAAAACTGCCCGTGCCATCAGAGATACTGCATTGGCCAATGACACATTGAACCGCTTTCTGAAGGATGAAAGTGCAAGCCAAGAGATTCTTGGGAGTCAGGCAGACCTGGTAAAGAGTAGTGACCTTAAGGACCTTTTGCCATATGGGTTTGCTATTCATCATGCAGGGTTGGCAAGGGTAGATCGTGAGCTCGTAGAGGAGCTTTTTGCTGATAAACATATACAGGTCCTCGTCTCGACAGCCACCCTTGCATGGGGTGTCAACTTACCTGCACACACTGTTATTATAAAGGGTACCCAGATTTACAATCCTGAAAAAGGTGCATGGACAGAACTGAGTCCTCTAGATGTCATGCAAATGCTTGGCCGTGCAGGCAGGCCACAGTACGATACACATGGAGAGGGAATAATCATTACTGGCCACAGTGAATTGCAATACTACCTGTCTCTAATGAATCAACAACTGCCTATTGAAAGTCAGTTCATATCCAAATTGGCTGATCAATTAAATGCAGAGATTGTTCTTGGGACTATTCAGAATGCTCGGGAGGCATGTTCGTGGCTTGGCTACACCTATCTCTACATCCGGATGCTCCGGAATCCAACATTGTATGGGCTACCAGCAGATATCATGGAGACCGACAAAACACTAGATGAAAGGAGAGCTGACTTG GTGCACTCTGCTGCAAATCTGCTTGATAGGAACAATCTGATAAAATATGACAGGAAAACAGGATACTTCCAGGTTACTGACCTAGGAAGGATTGCTAGTTATTACTATATTAGCCACGGGACTATTTCAACTTATAATGAGTACCTGAAGCCTACAATGGGTGATATTGAGCTATGTCGACTCTTTTCACTCAGTGAAGAATTTAAGTATGTCAGTGTTAGACAAGATGAGAAAATGGAGCTGGCTAAGCTTTTGGATCGTGTGCCTATTCCTGTGAAAGAAAGCTTGGAGGAGCCCAGCGCAAAGATCAATGTTCTGCTGCAAGCATATATTTCTAGGCTGAAATTGGAGGGTCTCTCACTTAGCTCTGACATGGTCTACATCAGACAG AGTGCTGGTCGTCTCTTACGAGCGTTGTTTGAGATAATTCTGAAGAGAGGATGGGCCCAACTAGCAGAGAAGGCTTTGAATCTTTGTAAGATGGTAGACAAGCAGATGTGGAATGTCCAAACTCCACTGCGCCAATTCCCTGGTATTCCGAAGGAAATCCTAATGAAActggagaaaaaagaattggCTTGGGAGAGGTACTATGACCTATCATCTCAGGAAATTGGTGAACTAATTCGGTTCCCGAAGATGGGCAGGCAACTGCACAAGTGCATCCACCAGTTACCGAAGTTGAACCTTTCAGCCCATGTTCAACCTATTACTCGTACTGTTTTGGGTTTTGAGTTGACTATAACACCTGATTTCCAATGGGATGACAAGGTACATGGATATGTGGAGCCTTTCTGGGTTATTGTTGAGGACAACGATGGTGAGAACATTCTTCACCATGAGTATTTCATGCTTAAGAAACAATACGTGGATGAAGATCATACACTTAACTTCACAGTGCCAGTATTTGAGCCACTGCCCCCTCAGTACTTTATTCGTGTTGTTTCTGATAAGTGGCTTGGTTCTCAGACAATTCTTCCTGTCTGTTTTAGGCACTTAATTCTTCCAGAAAAATATGCCCCACCAACTGAATTGCTTGATCTGCAGCCACTGCCTGTTACTGCATTGAGAAATGCACGATATGAAGGCCTCTATAGTGCCTTCAAGCATTTCAACCCCATCCAGACTCAAGTTTTCACTGTTTTGTACAATACTGATGACAGTGTTTTGGTTGCTGCGCCAACAGGCAGTGGAAAGACCATATGTGCAGAGTTTGCTATACTAAGAAACCACCAGAAGGCTGTATCTGGTGAGAGCAACATGCGAGTTGTGTATATAGCTCCTATTGAAGCTCTTGCAAAAGAAAGGTACAGGGATTGGGAGAGGAAATTTAGAGAATTTGCTCGGGTAGTTGAGCTAACAGGTGAAACTGCAGCTGACTTGAAGCTTCTTGATAAAGGGGAGATTATAATCAGCACTCCTGAGAAGTGGGATGCACTCTCTCGTCGGTGGAAACAGAGAAAACAAGTCCAACAGGTCAGCCTATTCATTGTTGATGAGCTTCATCTGATTGCATCTGAAAAGGGACATGTTCTGGAAGTCACCGTCTCCAGGATGAGGCGTATTGCAAGTCATATCGGCAGTAACATCCGGATTGTGGCTCTTTCAGCTTCACTTGCAAATGCTAAAGATCTCGGAGAATGGATTGGTGCTACCTCTCATGGTCTTTTCAACTTCCCTCCAGCAGTGCGACCAGTCCCATTAGAAATACACATTCAGGGTGTGGATATAGCAAACTTTGAGGCAAGGATGCAGGCAATGACAAAGCCGACATACACCGCTATTACCCAACATGCAAAGAATGGCAAACCTGCCCTGGTGTTTGTGCCGACACGTAAGCACGCAAGGCTGACTGCATTGGATTTGTGTGCGTACTCCAGTGCTGAGGGTGGTGGAACACCTTTCCTCCTTGGTTCAGAAGATGAGATGGAAACTTTCACTGGTAGTGTCAGTGATGAAACACTTAAATATACTCTGAAATGTGGTGTAGGGTACTTGCATGAGGGTTTAAGTGATCTGGATCAGGAAGTTGTAACTCAGCTGTTTCTTGGTGGGAGGATCCAAGTGTGTGTTGCGAGTAGCACTGTGTGCTGGGGAAGATCATTGCCTGCTCATCTGGTGGTTGTGATGGGAACCCAGTATTATGATGGCCGTGAGAATGCTCATACTGATTATCCAATCGCTGATCTACTACAGATGATGGGTCATGCTAGCAGGCCTCTTCAAGATAATTCAGGGAAATGTGTTATATTGTGTCATGCGCCTCGCAAGGAATACTACAAGAAGTTCCTTTTCGAGGCCTTCCCTGTTGAGAGCCATCTTCACCATTTCTTGCATGATCACATGAATGCTGAGGTGGTTGTTGGGGTGATTGAAAACAAGCAAGATGCTGTGGATTACCTTACTTGGACCTTCATGTACCGGCGGCTGACCAAGAATCCTAACTACTACAATCTGCAGGGGGTGAGCCACAGGCATTTGTCAGACCATCTGTCCGAGTTGGTTGAGACTGTTTTGAATGACCTAGAATCAAGCAAGTGTGTAGCTATAGAGGAGGATATGTACCTGAAGGCCCTCAACCTTGGTTTGATTGCTTCGTACTACTACATTAGCTACACGACTATTGAGAGGTTCAGTTCGATGCTAACTCAAAAGACTAAGATGAAGGGCCTCCTGGAGATTCTAGCCTCTGCTTCAGAATATGCCGAGCTTCCCAGTCGCCCTGGTGAGGAGAATTTCATTGAGAAGCTTGTTCGCCACCAGAGATTTTCCATAGAGAAGCCCAAGTATGGCGATCCACATGTCAAGGCCAACGCATTGCTGCAAGCTCATTTTTCAAGGCACACTATAGTAGGGAACCTGGCAGCTGACCAGCGGGAGATACTCCTTTCTGCTCATAGATTGCTCCAGGCAATGGTTGATGTTATCTCGAGCAATGGATGGCTTACCCTTGCTCTTAACGCAATGGAGCTGAGTCAAATGGTGACACAAGGCATGTGGGATCGTGATTCTGTTCTTCTACAGCTTCCTCACTTCACCAAGGAGTTGGCGCGAAGATGTCAGGAAAATGAAGGGAAGGCCATTGAGAGCATCTTTGATCTGGCTGAGATGAGCATTGATGAGATGAGGGATCTGTTGCAGCTGTCAAACTCTCAGCTGCAGGACATCATTGGATTCTTCAAGCGGTTCCCCAACGTTGACATGGCGTATGAAGTTCGCGAGGGTGATGATATCAGGGCTGGTGACAATGTAACTGTACAGGTGACCCTGGAGCGCGACATGACGAACTTGCCTTCTGAGGTCGGGCCGGTTCATGCCCCCAGGTACCCAAAGCCCAAGGAAGAAGGCTGGTGGCTGGTGATTGGTGATAGCTCCACCAATCAGTTGCTTGCAATCAAGCGGGTTGCACTCCAGAAGAGGGCTCGAGTGAAGCTCGAGTTCACCGCTGCTTCAGAAGCAGGGAGAAAGGACTATATGATCTACCTGATGTCCGACTCCTATCTGGGTTGTGATCAGGAGTACGAGTTCACCGTCGATGTCAAGGATGCTGGAGGCGATTGA